A genomic window from Candidatus Kouleothrix ribensis includes:
- a CDS encoding two-component sensor histidine kinase, whose translation MEEYTQSLREDSFATLLLSLGITGFVLFSAGLVGAEMTRLSMQIGLVFLLTHWLANQLRKRGRYRWAVGLFLTGVLAAIMVTFGSYPFAHNPFIFFTPLVVVMAGILLRPWTGFVVATGATVLMILAALVTNSIGDIGRLPFLAAVLLGYLSALVAMLASQSFFTAVEWAIDSYHKVERREAQLYESEKQLQRALLEQDFLNSQLQASNKQLEHARAIAEYANRMKSQFVANMSHELRTPLNAIIGFSYILKQELKGPLSLEQQNYMARIYDSGNYLLKLLNDILDNAKIEAGRLDLQREPTQIEPILQDALMTASSLALGKPIALRTELAVDLPLVYADRVRTAQVLLNLLSNAVKFTERGSITLRVYTAPGTPVNAGGTAPDPGYAVIEVEDSGIGIADEHIELIFEEYRQADETLSRRYGGTGLGLPISRRLVELHGGQLSVVSTLGHGSTFRFTLPVVTDEQIRANLLLGLPAAAEQALAAAD comes from the coding sequence ATGGAAGAGTATACGCAGTCGCTGCGCGAAGACTCGTTCGCCACGCTGCTGCTCAGCCTCGGCATTACCGGTTTCGTGCTGTTTAGCGCCGGCCTGGTAGGCGCCGAGATGACCAGGCTGAGCATGCAGATCGGCCTGGTGTTCCTGCTGACGCACTGGCTGGCCAACCAGCTTCGCAAACGCGGCCGGTATCGTTGGGCGGTAGGGCTGTTTCTCACGGGCGTGCTGGCCGCGATCATGGTCACGTTCGGCAGCTACCCGTTCGCGCACAACCCATTCATCTTCTTCACACCGCTGGTGGTGGTGATGGCCGGCATCTTGCTGCGGCCGTGGACTGGCTTCGTGGTAGCTACCGGCGCAACCGTACTGATGATACTGGCGGCCCTGGTCACCAACTCGATCGGCGATATCGGCCGGCTGCCGTTTCTAGCGGCGGTGCTGCTGGGCTACCTGAGCGCGTTGGTGGCCATGCTCGCATCGCAGAGCTTCTTCACTGCGGTCGAGTGGGCGATCGACAGCTACCATAAGGTCGAGCGGCGCGAGGCGCAGCTCTACGAGAGCGAGAAGCAGCTTCAGCGCGCGCTGCTTGAGCAAGATTTCTTGAACAGCCAGCTCCAGGCCTCGAACAAGCAGCTCGAACACGCGCGGGCAATCGCCGAGTATGCGAACCGCATGAAGTCGCAATTCGTGGCGAATATGAGCCACGAGCTGCGCACACCACTAAACGCAATCATCGGCTTCTCATACATTCTCAAGCAAGAGCTTAAGGGGCCGCTCTCACTTGAACAGCAGAACTACATGGCCAGGATCTACGACTCGGGCAACTACCTGCTGAAGCTGTTGAACGACATCCTCGACAACGCTAAGATCGAGGCTGGCCGGCTCGACCTGCAGCGCGAGCCGACCCAGATCGAGCCGATTCTCCAGGACGCACTGATGACGGCCAGCAGCCTGGCGCTGGGCAAGCCGATCGCCTTGCGCACCGAGCTTGCGGTTGATCTGCCGCTGGTGTATGCCGACCGGGTGCGCACGGCGCAGGTGCTGCTGAACCTGCTCTCGAACGCGGTGAAGTTCACCGAGCGCGGCAGCATTACACTCCGTGTATATACCGCGCCAGGCACACCGGTCAATGCCGGCGGCACTGCGCCCGACCCAGGCTATGCGGTGATCGAGGTCGAAGATAGCGGCATCGGCATCGCCGATGAGCATATTGAGCTGATCTTCGAAGAGTATCGCCAGGCCGACGAGACACTCTCGCGCCGCTATGGCGGCACCGGCCTGGGGTTACCGATCAGCCGCCGGCTGGTTGAGCTACACGGCGGCCAGCTTAGTGTGGTGAGTACGCTAGGGCATGGGTCGACCTTCCGATTTACGCTGCCGGTGGTGACCGACGAGCAGATTCGCGCCAACCTGC
- the tkt gene encoding transketolase: protein MTYTDTDQLVVNTIRMLSIDGVQAANSGHPGLPLGAAPMAYVLWSRFLRFDPQAPQWPNRDRFILSPGHGSMLIYSLLHLAGYDLSLDDLKQFRQWGSKTPGHPEAGMTPGVEVSTGPLGQGFGNGVGMAIAEAYQAEAYRRNGYTPIDHYTYAIVSDGDLMEGVAAEAASLAGHLKLGKLIYLYDDNLISLDGPTNLSFTEDVLTRFDAYGWQTLRVADGNDLAAIEAAIREAQADTQRPSLIAVRTIIGFGSPKAGTSKVHGEPLGGEGVRKTKQYYGWDPDKQFVVPPEAAAHMRAAGERGAKLRAAWAEQFAKYAAEYAAEAHQFELAFAGKLPEGWIDALPSFPAGTELATREASGKVIDALRGPIPWLIGGSADLAGSTKTPMVTDASFQPGSYASNVIWFGVREHGMGAALNGMAAHGGTRPYGGTFFTFADYMRGAMRVAALSHHAVVYVFTHDSIGLGEDGPTHQPIEHMASLRAIPNMLVLRPGDANEVSYAWQAALEHTHGPTALVLSRQKMPTFDRSAIGAAAGTLRGAYTLIDAPDGAPELIIMATGSELALAVEAHAELVRQGVRARVVSFPSWELFDQQPQAYRDSVLPPSVTARLSVEAGVGQGWHRWVGSQGDVMSIEKFGASAPYKEIYAQYGLTTGDIVRRALRLLGRSA from the coding sequence ATGACATACACCGATACCGACCAGCTAGTGGTCAACACCATCCGCATGCTCTCGATCGACGGCGTACAAGCGGCAAATTCGGGCCACCCCGGCCTGCCGCTCGGCGCAGCGCCCATGGCCTATGTGCTCTGGTCGCGCTTTTTGCGCTTCGACCCGCAGGCGCCGCAATGGCCAAACCGCGACCGCTTCATCCTATCGCCCGGCCATGGCTCGATGCTGATCTACAGCCTGCTGCACCTGGCCGGCTATGATCTCTCGCTCGATGATCTGAAACAGTTCCGCCAGTGGGGCTCGAAGACACCTGGGCATCCCGAAGCCGGCATGACCCCCGGCGTCGAGGTGAGCACCGGCCCGCTCGGCCAGGGCTTCGGCAATGGCGTAGGCATGGCCATCGCCGAGGCATACCAGGCCGAGGCATATCGCCGCAACGGCTACACGCCGATCGACCACTACACCTACGCGATTGTCAGCGACGGCGACCTGATGGAGGGCGTGGCAGCCGAGGCGGCCTCGCTGGCCGGCCACCTCAAGCTCGGCAAGCTGATCTACCTGTACGACGACAACCTGATCTCGCTGGACGGGCCAACCAACCTGTCGTTCACCGAAGATGTGCTCACGCGCTTCGATGCCTATGGCTGGCAGACCCTGCGCGTGGCCGACGGCAACGACCTGGCCGCGATCGAGGCAGCCATCCGCGAGGCCCAGGCCGACACCCAGCGGCCATCGCTGATCGCAGTGCGCACAATCATCGGCTTTGGCAGCCCTAAGGCTGGCACCAGCAAGGTACACGGCGAGCCGCTCGGCGGCGAAGGGGTGCGCAAGACCAAGCAATACTATGGATGGGACCCCGACAAGCAGTTCGTGGTGCCACCCGAGGCTGCTGCGCACATGCGCGCGGCCGGCGAGCGCGGCGCCAAGCTACGCGCGGCCTGGGCCGAACAGTTCGCCAAGTATGCGGCCGAATATGCCGCCGAGGCCCACCAGTTCGAGCTGGCGTTCGCCGGCAAGCTGCCCGAGGGCTGGATCGACGCGCTGCCGAGCTTCCCGGCCGGCACCGAACTGGCCACACGCGAGGCCTCTGGCAAGGTGATCGACGCACTACGCGGCCCGATCCCCTGGCTGATTGGTGGCTCGGCCGACCTGGCCGGCTCGACCAAAACGCCCATGGTGACGGACGCGAGCTTCCAGCCCGGCAGCTACGCCAGCAACGTGATCTGGTTTGGCGTACGCGAGCACGGCATGGGCGCGGCACTCAACGGCATGGCTGCGCACGGCGGCACGCGCCCATATGGCGGCACCTTCTTCACATTCGCCGACTATATGCGCGGGGCGATGCGCGTTGCGGCGCTCTCGCACCACGCGGTGGTGTATGTGTTCACGCACGATAGCATCGGCCTGGGCGAGGATGGGCCGACCCACCAGCCGATCGAGCACATGGCCTCGCTACGGGCCATCCCGAATATGCTCGTGCTGCGCCCTGGCGACGCGAATGAAGTAAGCTATGCCTGGCAAGCGGCGCTCGAGCATACCCACGGCCCAACCGCGCTGGTGCTCAGCCGCCAGAAGATGCCGACCTTCGACCGCAGCGCGATCGGCGCGGCTGCCGGCACGCTACGCGGCGCATATACGCTGATCGATGCGCCCGACGGCGCACCCGAGCTGATCATTATGGCCACCGGCTCGGAGCTGGCATTGGCAGTCGAGGCACACGCCGAGCTTGTGCGGCAGGGCGTGCGCGCACGCGTGGTCAGCTTCCCAAGCTGGGAGCTGTTCGACCAGCAGCCACAGGCGTATCGCGATAGCGTGCTGCCGCCAAGTGTCACGGCGCGCCTATCGGTCGAGGCCGGCGTGGGCCAGGGCTGGCACCGCTGGGTCGGCTCGCAGGGCGACGTGATGAGTATCGAGAAATTCGGTGCGTCGGCGCCATACAAAGAGATCTACGCGCAGTATGGGCTGACGACCGGCGATATCGTCAGGCGCGCGCTACGGCTGCTGGGGCGCAGCGCCTGA
- the fsa gene encoding fructose-6-phosphate aldolase, producing MQIYLDTANINEIREAAGWGILSGVTTNPTLIAREKGADFKSTISEIATLVDGPISAETISLDAEGMLREGHEYAQWHPNVIIKVPSTTEGLKAVYQLAKDGIRTNVTLCFNAAQALFAARAGAFIISPFVGRVDDTGVDGMALIREIAQIYRTDPEIKTLVLSASIRHPRHIIDSALAGADIATCPFKVLQMSMKHPLTDRGIEQFLADWRARQ from the coding sequence ATGCAGATCTATCTAGACACGGCAAACATCAACGAAATTCGCGAGGCGGCCGGCTGGGGCATTCTAAGCGGCGTCACCACCAACCCAACTCTGATCGCCAGGGAGAAGGGGGCCGATTTCAAGAGCACAATCTCCGAGATCGCCACACTGGTAGACGGCCCGATCAGCGCTGAGACGATCTCGCTCGACGCTGAGGGCATGCTGCGCGAGGGCCACGAGTATGCGCAGTGGCACCCGAACGTAATCATCAAGGTACCCAGCACCACCGAGGGCCTCAAGGCGGTGTACCAGCTCGCCAAAGACGGCATCCGCACAAATGTCACATTATGCTTCAACGCGGCCCAGGCACTGTTCGCGGCGCGCGCAGGTGCATTCATCATCAGCCCATTTGTTGGCCGCGTCGACGACACCGGCGTCGATGGCATGGCCCTGATCCGCGAGATCGCCCAGATCTACCGCACCGACCCAGAGATCAAGACCCTGGTGCTCTCGGCATCGATCCGGCACCCGCGCCATATCATCGACTCGGCACTGGCGGGGGCCGATATTGCGACCTGCCCATTCAAGGTGCTACAGATGAGTATGAAGCACCCACTCACCGACAGGGGTATCGAGCAGTTTCTGGCCGACTGGAGAGCACGACAGTAG
- a CDS encoding sigma-70 family RNA polymerase sigma factor — protein sequence MAREKRHNAPATSYDYPPPSEQLSDQFPISAEQQAAALQMLEQASATLVPGYAHDPIEAADLDAELDQEGIAADDPVRIYLREIGRVNLLSAHEERVLAERVERGECAAQQIADGDHADGERAQLQRLSCEGQAAREHLIQANLRLVVSIAKKYLGRGLSFLDLIQEGNIGLMRAAEKFDYHRGFKFSTYATWWIRQAITRAIADQSRTIRLPVHVGETINRVLRTTNRLQQSMEHDPTPDEVALELGLAPEKVRRALEVSRQTVSLETPVGAEGDAVLGDFIEDRSGAAPLESAAQHMLREQIDIALQKLPERERRIIQLRYGLADGQYRTLEEVGREFGITRERIRQIEARVLRKLRHPAYGRHLRGYLE from the coding sequence ATGGCCCGCGAAAAGCGGCACAACGCCCCCGCGACCAGCTACGACTATCCCCCTCCCTCCGAACAGCTCTCCGACCAGTTTCCAATCAGCGCCGAACAGCAGGCGGCTGCGCTCCAGATGCTCGAGCAAGCTTCGGCCACATTGGTGCCTGGCTATGCACATGATCCAATCGAAGCTGCCGATCTCGATGCTGAGCTCGATCAAGAAGGCATTGCAGCCGACGACCCGGTGCGCATCTATCTGCGCGAAATCGGCCGCGTCAACCTGCTCAGCGCACACGAGGAGAGAGTCCTGGCCGAGCGAGTCGAGCGTGGCGAGTGCGCCGCACAACAGATCGCCGACGGCGATCATGCCGACGGCGAGCGTGCCCAGCTTCAGCGCCTCTCGTGCGAGGGCCAGGCCGCGCGCGAGCACCTCATCCAGGCCAACTTACGCCTGGTGGTGTCGATCGCAAAGAAATATCTCGGGCGCGGGCTGTCGTTCCTCGATCTGATCCAAGAGGGTAATATCGGCCTGATGCGCGCGGCCGAGAAGTTCGATTATCATCGCGGCTTCAAGTTCTCGACGTACGCCACCTGGTGGATTCGCCAGGCGATCACCCGCGCGATTGCCGACCAGAGCCGCACCATCCGATTGCCGGTGCATGTGGGCGAGACGATCAATCGGGTGTTGCGCACGACCAATCGCCTGCAGCAGTCGATGGAGCACGACCCGACGCCCGACGAGGTAGCGCTCGAGCTGGGCCTGGCGCCCGAGAAGGTGCGCCGCGCGCTTGAGGTTTCGCGGCAGACGGTTTCGCTCGAGACGCCGGTAGGCGCCGAGGGCGATGCGGTGCTCGGCGACTTCATCGAGGATCGCAGTGGCGCCGCGCCGCTCGAGAGCGCGGCCCAGCATATGCTGCGCGAGCAGATCGACATCGCGCTCCAAAAGCTGCCCGAGCGCGAGCGCAGGATCATCCAGCTGCGCTACGGCCTGGCCGATGGCCAGTATCGCACGCTCGAGGAGGTCGGGCGTGAGTTTGGCATCACGCGCGAGCGCATCCGCCAGATCGAGGCGCGTGTGCTGCGTAAGCTGCGCCACCCTGCCTACGGCCGCCACCTGCGCGGCTACCTAGAGTAA